The Phaeacidiphilus oryzae TH49 region CAGCGGCCCGAACGGTACTGGCGCACCGCGCCGAAGCGGCGACGCTTGCCCTTCTTGTTACCCATCAGGCAACCCCCCTCAGTCGGCTGCGCCGGACGGCGACCGGTCGCACGGTGTGCGCTATGACGTAGGCGTTCAGCGCCTCTTCCGGGATGCGGACATGCCGCCCCATTTTCACGAACGTGATGCGCCGCTCAGCGATCAGCCGCCGGGGGAAGCGCTCCCCGCTGGTCGCCCAGGTAGCGAGCCGTTCGGCGACCTCACGGACCGTTAGGAGACGTTCAGCCATGGCGCTGCTCCCTCTCCGGAGTCGGCCGGGGTCCCGACAAAGGGAGCACGCTCCGGATGTCCGGGGGCGTTCCGCTCACGCACCTTCTTCGAGTGACGAGCGATCAACATGGTCGCCCCCTCACACTCGAAGATCTTCGTCTCCCCGGTGACGATCTCGAAGTCAGCTCTGGGTACAGGCCGCAGAGGCAGTACTTGACTTCAGGGTCGTCACGACGACTAATTTCCTTCGTGCCAGCGGCCCCCTCAGCCAGAGCTGATCAAGAGTTCATACCGACCGCGACTTCTCGTCGGCGTATCCGAAGCCTCACAGTCACCGTCGTCGCCGCCCTACTCATCCTGATGGTGGTTCCGGCCCTTATCGCGGCACCACTCGCAGATCCCAGTCCCGTCATGGTGACCGCCGGCGCACTCTCCGGCTTCGGCTGGGCATGTGTGCCCCACCTCTGCGTTGCCCGCAGACCGCGGTACCGGCATGGTCCACGCTCACGGTTCCTGACGGCCCGTACCTGGACGGGGTACCGCACCCTCGACTTGCACTCCCTGGTGAGTGTCCGGACTTGGAAAGAGGTCTATCGGGGCGGGGCCACGGTGTACATCATCGTCACCGACGCGGCTGGAACCCGTTTGAGCTTCTCGGACGGGGAATCCCAACGTCTCATTCGCCGCTACGTCACGGCCCAGGCCAATCAAGCGGACAGCGCCAGGCTCGTGCACTGTTCTCGCTTGGCCCTTGCAGATCTCGGCATCAAACCGCTTCCTAAGGGCCTCTCGCCGTTCCGCTCCCTCTTTGCACTCGAAAAGACCGTCCTGTTGATCATCTTGCCGATGATGATCACAACTCTCATCGTCACCAGCTGATTCGCTGAGCAGCATCAGCTTCCGCACCTGGTCCTCTGCGGCCCTTGACCCAGGCTCCTCCCGGCCCAAAATCTGGCAGCCATCGGGAGGGAGGCCCCGGAGTGGTCAGGGCCCCAAGCGGGTCCTGCGCGACTGGGGCAGCCGCTTCAGCAGTTGCCCAGCGTCTTCTCGTAGGCAGCCAGCTCCTCCGCGTTGCCGATGAAGGCCGGCCCGCATCGTGCCGGTCGGCGATCGATGACCATCGCCACTGCCGCTTGCGCGCTGTCCGTCTCAGCGATCCGCGGGCTGGACCGGCTCGGCCCTTCGACGTAGTACCGGCTGTCCCGCAGTGTGCCGATGTAGGGGACGTCCCAGGTGTAGCGGCTCTCCGTGCACCGGCTGAAGTGCAGCTCCCACATGCCAGTCCAGGGGTAGAGCTGGCGGAGCAACGGCTCGGCATTCGCTGCGCGCACCAGTCCCGCAAACGGAGCGGAGAGCGGGGAGTCTGCCGGTCCGTGAGGTTCAGCCAGAATCCTGTGCCAGGCTCCTTCGACGGTGTTGCGCATCCCGTCATTGTGCACGTCCCAATCCGCATGTCAGGGCCGAGGTCACGCGGCTGCGGGTTCGCCGCCTTCTCGTTCCAGTTCGGCGCACAGGCCGCGGGCGAGGAGGTCAGCCAAACGCTGGACCACATCCGCCGGAACAGTCCCGAGGCAGACCATGCCGTCGCCGTGGACGCTCACGTCGGAGCGGAGCCCGGCGAAGCCGACGTCGAGGCCGACCGAGCGGATCGACTCCGCCAGCGAGCGGGTTGCCCTGTCGGCCGCAGCCCAGCCAGCCACGTACGGGATGCCGTCTTCCAGGATCTCCGCCCGAGGCGCGCAGACCGTCCGCTCGCCGCGGTAGGTACGCATCTCCGTTGCCTGCATGGTCCGCCCCTCGTTGTGAGTTGCTTCCGCCCGCCGGTGCCGTCAGTTGTCGTGGTGCCCGCGTACGCCACGCCCGTCAGCCTGTGTCGCGGCTGCCTGCCCGAGGGCCAGCAGCTCCGCAATCCGCTCGACCGCTTCCGGAGTGGTGCGGCCCAGGTCGACGATGCCGTGACCGAAGGCGTTCAACTCCGCCCGCAGGAAGGGGAACACTTCCGCCAGCCCGGCCGCGATCAGCACGTCCCGCAGCGCCGCCGTGGCGTTGCGCGCCTCGTACCAGGCCGCCGAGGAAATCGGGTTCCAGCGCACCGAGTCCGGCCCGCACTCCTCATCCATGGACACGAGCCGCCTCCTCCCTGCGCCCAAGCGCGCTGTCCACCGCGTCCATGAACGCCGCCCCGTCCGCCTGCGTCAGTACCGGCGGTCCGGCCGGGAAGAGGTTGCCGAACCGATCGGCCCGCGCGCGAGTTCGATTCTCGTCGCCCGCTCCATAGCGAAGGGCCAGGTCAGCGACCTGGCCCTTGTTGGTTGTTCAGAGGATTCTTGGCGCCGCGCGCCAGACCCCCACGCCAGAAGGCACGTTCACACGGACTGGACGCGGGACACCAGGATCGTGTCGTCGCGATAGTCCTCCTGGTACACGAGCATTAGGCCGCCTTCGGCGTACGTGTGCATGCTGGAGACCGCGTTGGCCGGATCGAACGACTCCCCGATACGGCGCACTGCCACAGCATCGGCGATCCGCTGCGCCAGCGCCTCGACTTCGGCGCGCCGCTCCACATCGAGTCCACCGACGACGGACTGAGCGTCTGGCATGTACTCCCAGGTCCAGTCACTCATCCCCGGGCCTCGGCCTCCGCCTCGTCGGCGGAGCCGTTGAGGATACGGGCGGTCTCTGCCTGGAATGCCCGGCGCCCTGAGCGGTCATCGCAACGAGACGCCATCCGCTCGCACTCACGGAACCGGGCCAGGCGCTCCGGGTAACGCGCGACCGCCACCCAGATCCACCAGTGCTCGACGAACCCGCGCAGCGGGGTGAGGTCGTAGTGATCGCGGCTGTCCGCGATGGCCCGCTCCCATTCGCCGTCGAATCCGCTGATCGACTCCGGGTCCAGGCGGGCAACCGCTGCGCGCAGCGCGGCCGGCGTCTTGGGCGGCATGGGGATCAGCGGGCCAGGGCCATCATCGACAGACAGGGCGGTCACGGCTTAGGCCTCCTCACCGGCTTCGTGGTTCCACCACACTACCGAGTCTGGAGGGAAGCAGGGGAGAAGCCGGAAGAATCGGGCATCCATGGAATCAGCGCTACGCTATCCAGCGACACTGCGACCTCAGCGAGCCCGCCTCCGGGCCGCCGTTGGCGACCGACGCACAGGAGCGCACCAGATGCGCACCAGAACTCGCGGTAAGTAGAGGCGAACCGCGAGCACGAGTGCACCCGCCGTCGACAGCCTACCGATCGTTCCCGCAGGTCGGGTCGCTCAGGCAGGCCCAAGCCTCGGTGATTCCCAAGATCGGAGCGCGAGTTCGATTCTCGTCGCCCGCTCCACGCGTAGGGCCCAGGTCAACGACCTGGGCCCTGTTGGTTGTCTGGACCGATTTCGGTCCGCGTGCCCCTCGCGTGCCGGAAAGCGTGCCCAAGTGGGCAGCTGCTGGCCCCGGTTGACCGTTTGTCGCCATGCCCGGCCAGTCGGCTTGACCCAGTCGCCAAGGGCACCTCTGGTGGCCCAATGATCGCCCAACCTCTGGACGTTCAATGGAACAACCCCTGCACCCGTGGAATCAGCGCACGCGCCCCGCGGTCAGACTTTGCGAACCAGGAGGTTCCTTCCGCTGCGCAGTTCTTGATCGTCTGCGTCGCGCAGCATTTCGATGTCCTCGACATCGCTGGTCAAGACGGTGGCGTCACCTCGCTGAGCGAGCGCGAGGGCCGTGACTGCTGCATCGATGGCGTACTTGTGGCCGTGCAGTCCGGCTGCGCGTAGCAGCCGAGTGGCATGCGAGGCCATATCGGCGTCGACCGGCACGATCTGCAGTCGGGACAGGACGTAGGCAGCGCGGGCCGGGTGAATCTTGTGATCGTCGGCCTCGATGATCGTCATGGCGCTGACCAGCACAGGCACCCGCTCCTGGCGAGCTGCCTTGATTCTTGCCACCATCGCGCGATCGTCGCGGAGTAGCAGCGACAACGCCTCGCTGTCCAGGATCAGAGCGACTGGCTTCACGCCGCGTCAGCCGGGGGGCGAACAGCGTCGGGGTTGCCGAACAGCTCCGAGCGGGCGGCCTCGACCTCGGCATCGCTGATGACGCCGTGTCGAGATTCGTAATCGGAGACGATCTCATCGAGGTCGATCATGGCCAGCTCATGCTCAACGGCCTCTTGCACGAAGCCGGATACTCCGCGCGGGCCAGCGACTGCGCGGATCCTGTCGAGAGCTTCAGCGCTGAGGCTGACGCTGGTAGTACGAGTCTTCCCCGGTCGCGTGGCGTCCATGGGACGACTTTAACACATTATGTACTACAGGGCGCCGCGCCTCTCACCGACGGGGCTTCTCCCTCGGGGCGTCCCACGCGATCGCCGGCGTTCCGCTGAACTCCGGTACAGGCGATACAGCGGTCAAGGCATTCGGAGAGAAACACCATGTAGACCCAGCCATCGGCGCCATCCACCCTCCCCAGTCGGACCCGTCTCTGCCATGCCGCCCGCAGACGGCCCACGGCTTCGGCCAAGCCCGCGGTAAGCGTTCCCGCCGAACGAGTCGTTCTGAGCCGCCGAGCGTAGATCCCGGCGTAGTGATCGCCAGACTCCGGCCGGGCGTCGCCGATCCAGACTTGGCAGTCGGCGCCGGCGTCCAGAGCGGTCCTCGCAGAGCACTCAGCCCCCCGTGTCAGCAGCTCCGCCAGCTCTTCGCGAGTCACCCGGCCATTCTCTCGCCTGCACCAGATACGCATTAGAACGAGCGGACAACTGCGGTGACCGACGAGGAGATATCCGGCCGGGACACCGCTTTCCTGCCTGGCGTCCACGCAGGTCGGAGCCCCATCGGACGCCCGCCCAGCCGTGATTCCCCAGCCCAGACCGCGAGTTCGATCCTCGTCGCCCGCTCCAACGCAGGGCCACAGGTCACAGCCCCGGGGCTTCTCGCTCGTCCAGGGTGACTCTCTCGGATCCGGCTCCGTCGAACCGGCGTGTGATGGGCTGTCCCAGCCGTTGCCTGCCGGCGGCGGCGACCGACACTATGCGGTCATGGACACAGGTGACGTACCTACCGGCGGCCGGCGGTATGGGCCGTGGGACATAAGCGATGTCCCGGGCTGGAGCAATGAGTTCGGCAGGCTTGATCTCGGCTCCCTCATCGTCTCGCCGGCCATCGGCACGCAGGTCCGCCTGGAAGCGGCGGATGACCAGCTCATCGCAGCGACCTTCGTACTGGACGGAAGCCAGATCCAGCTACAGGCGTTCGCAAGCACGGTCGCGAACCTCTGGGATGACGTACGAAGAGAGATCAAGGATGGCCTGCGGCAGTGGGAGAACCGCGAAGCGGTGGAAGCGATGGGCAGCCTTGGGCCTGAACTGATCGTGCCGCCCGCCGGAGACGGGAAGGGGGCTGAGAAGGGGGACGAAGCGCTCAGTTTCGTCGGCAGCGACGGTCCAGGCTGGCTCCTCAGGGGAGTCTTCAGCGGCCCCGCCGTCGCCCCGGGCCCAATCCGAGACAAGTTCGAGCGCCTATTCCGCAGCACCATCGTCGTACGAGGCGATCAGGCTCTACCTGAGCGGGCACCGCTGCCACTCCGCCCTCCGCTCGACGCCCAGAACCAGCGCCGATGAGAGCTGTCCTGCCGCGACCGGAGCGCCTCCGGGCCCATCAACACTGGCCAGACGGTCGAACCGGCCGCTGAACTCCCGTGGAGGCAACGCATCGGTCTAGCGCTTCAGTCAGGAACACCATGTACGTCCAGCCCCCCGAAGCCTCCACCCGGCCCAGATGGACGCGGTCTGTCCCGGCGATGCGAAGACGATCGACTGCTTCAGCCAGGTCAACGGTGGAGGTGCCCCTCGAACGAGCCTCGAACGAGCAGTCTTGAGTCGCCGACGGTAGATCGCCGCGTACTGAGCGGCGGGCGTACCCGAGCCGTCCGTGACCCAGACCTCATAGGGGGCACCATCCAAGAGAGCGGCCTTCGCCGAGAGCGCAGCCTGACCATCGGTCAGCAGCATTGCCAACTGCTCGCGAGTCACCCGGCCATCTTCTCGCCCCGTGCCAGACGCGTGCCAGAGCGCACGGACAGCGGCGGTAACCGACGAGGAAACCCCGGCCTCGTCCTCACGTTCCTGCGAAAAACGAGGAGACCACCCGGCCGCCGGTATGACCAGAATGGGGAATGGAGACTTCCCAGGTCACGCGGGCGCTGGCGGCTGCGACCTCGGTCGCCGCGTCGCTGGGCCTTCCGGTCGGCGACGCGATGGTGCTCCAGAACTCGAACAAGCTGGCGCTTCGGCTGACCCCCTGCGACGTCTTCGCCCGGGTCGCCTCCGGTGGAGAGGAGGCCGCGCGGTTCGAGGTCGAGCTCGCCCAGCGGCTCGCCGAGGCCGGATGCCCTGTCTGCCCCTTGGAGCCCCGGGCGGACCCGCGGGTGTACACCCGCGACGGCTTCGCGGTGACGTTCTGGACCTACTACGAACCCGTGGCACCCGACGTCCCACCGGCCGAGTACGCCGAGGCGCTGGAACTGCTCCACGCCGGCATGCGCATGGTCGATGTGCCCGGCCGACGGTTCACGGGCCGGATCTCCGAGGCGCAGGCAGTCGTCACCGACCCGGGCCGCTCGCCGGAACTCGCCGAGCCGGAGCGCGAGTTCCTCGCCGGCAGACTGGCAGGCCTGCGACGAACAATCGAGGACCGCGGCGTCGAGGAGCAGCTGCTCCACGGCGAGCCGCATCCCGGCAATCTGCTCAGCACGAAGAACGGCCCGTTGTTCATCGACTTGGAGACGTGCTGCCGCGGCCCCGTCGAGTTCGACCTGGCCCATGTCTCCGAGGCGGTCTGCGCCCACTACCCGAACATCGACCGGGGACTGCTGGACGAGTGCCGGCAGCTGGTCCTGGCGATGGTCGCAGCGTGGCGTTGGGACCGTGGCGACCAGTTCCCGGGTGGGAGGCGATTCGGGGAGGAACTCCTGCGCGCGCTGCACGACGGTCCTCCGTGGCCGACGCTCGACTCGGTGAAGCAGCGAGCGGACGGGTAAGCCCGCCGGCCAGACCGTCCCGCGGCCCCCGCACCACATCGAACGCTCGACGAGCGCTCACCGACCCCCCGGCAGGTTCGCCGTCACCCGAGGGAGATGCCGGTCTTGGCGCTGCGTCGGGCCAAGCTGCGCCCGGGCCCTTCCCTGGAGCGGACGGCACGGCCGCCGTCCCCCTGCCATCCTCGATCCCATGACCATGGTGATCGCACCCGCCGACGTGGCCGACTTCCACCGCGTGCTGGCCGACCACTCCCGCTACTGGGGCGAGCGCGACCTCAGGTCGCTTCATCTCCTCGCGATGGTGCGGGAGTTCGGGTCCACCTGCCTGGTGGCTCGGGACGCGGAGGGGATACGGGGGTATCTGTTCGGGTTCGTCACGCCGGACGGGACGGGGTACGTGCATCTCGTCGCCACCCGGGACGACTCCCGGGGCGAGGGGCTCGGGCGGCGGCTGTACGCGGCGTTCGCCGAGGCCGCGCAGCGTCAGGGCGCGCGGCAGCTGAAGGCGATCACCTCGCCCGGCAACGCCGGCTCGATCGCCTTCCACCGCAGCCTCGGCTTCGAGGTCCGGACCGTCCCGGACTACAACGGGCCCGGCCGGACGATGGCCGTCTTCCACCGCGTACTGCCGCTCGGCGTCCGGTCGGCGGCCGGGGAGGGAATCTCCTAGGCGTCGAAGGAGAAGGAGGTGGCCCGGGACCGCGTCTGCCACGCCTCGACCTGCCCGCGCACCGCGTCGAGGTGGCCGAGTACCGCATCGACGCCGTCCTCGCCGAGCGGCAGATGGAGTGGGGTGTCCTCGGCGTCCAGGGCGGCGAGGACGAGGGCGGCGGCCTTGGCCGGGTCGCCGGGTTCCCGGCCGCCGTTGTCCAGGGCCATCCGCCGGGTGGCGCCCACGGTCGGCTCGTAGTCGTCGATCTCGCCGCTGAGGGAGCGGTTGCTCATCAGGGAGGTGCGGAAGGCGCCGGGCTCGACGATCAGTGTCTTGATCCCCAGGGGGTTCACCTCCCCGGCGAGCGCCTCCGTCATCCCCTCCAGCGCGAACTTCGTTCCGCTGTACGCCGAGAAGCCGGCGAAGGACATCTGGCCGCCCATGCTGCTCATCTGGACGATGGCGCCCGACCGGCGGCTCCGCATGTGCGGCAGCACCGCGCGCACCAGCGCCGCCGGGCCGAAGAGGTGCACCTCGAAGAGGTCCCGCAGCTCCTTGTCGGAGGTCTCCTCGAAGGCGCCGATGTGGGTGCGCCCGGCGTTGTTCACCAGGACGTCGATCCGGCCGTGCCGGTCGACGACGTCCCTGACGGCGAGGTCGATGCCGGGGATGTCGGTGACGTCCAGACGGAGCGCCTCGACCTGGTCGGGGTGGGCGGCGACCAGGTCGTCCAGCGTCTCGACGCGACGGGCCGCGGCGACCACCACGTCGCCCGCCGCCACCGCCGCCTCCGCGATGGCCCGTCCGAAGCCGCTGTTCGCACCGGTGACCAGCCAGACCTTGTTCATGTCCCTCTCCCTCTTCTCCCTCTCCGGTTCCGCTGGGACAAGCCTGCGCGCGGCACCCCTTGCCGTCCAAGACCGGGCGTGATAGCCGATGGTTATGGACGTCCATGGACGGGATCTGCGCTACTTCGCCGCCGTGGCGGAGGAGTTGCACTTCACCCGGGCCGCCGACCGGCTCTTCGTCTCGCAGCCGGCGCTGAGCAAGCAGATCAGGGCGCTGGAGAAGCAGCTCGGCGCCGCGCTCTTCGTCCGCGACCGGCAGGGCGTCGCGCTCACCCCGGTCGGCGAGGCGCTGCTGCCGCACGCCCGCCGGATGCTGGCCGCCTGGGAGGAGGCCTGGTCGGCCGTGCAGCGGGCGAAGGCGGCCCAGCGCAGCACGCTGGTGGTCGGCATGAGCACCAGCCCGGGCCGCGGCGGGCTGCTGCCGGCCATCCGCTCCCGCTTCGGCGCGGTCAACCCGGAGGCCGTGCTGAGGGTGCGTCAGGTCTCCTGGGAGGACCCGACCGCCGGGCTCGCCGACGGGTCGAGCGATGTCGCCTTCGTCTGGCTGCCGCTGCCCGACCAGCAGCGCTATCAGCATCTCGTGGTGGCGGAGGAGCCGCGGCTGGTCGCCTTTCCGGACGGGCATCCGCTGGCCGCCAAGTCGCCCGAGGGCGAGGCCGTCGACTTCGCCGACTTCGCCGACGAGCCCTTCCTCGCGCTGCCGCCGGCGGCGGGCCCGCTGCGCGACTACTGGCTGGCGCTGGACGCCCGGGCCGGCCGCCCGCCGCGGATCGGCGCCGAGGTGGCCAGCACCGAGGAGACGTACGAGGCGCTGACGGCCGGGCTCGGGGTGGTGCTTCTCGCCGCCGGGAACGCCCCGCTGATCACCCTCGGCGGGGTGCGGACCCGCCCGGTGCGCGGCATCTCGCCGAGCCGCTTCGCCCTCGCCTGGCCGCGCGATACGGCGGGCGCCGCGGGCAACCGCTCGGCGGATACCGCCCAACCCCTGGTCCGGGCCTACGTCGAGGCCTGCCGCCAGGCCCAAGCCGCCAAGGGGCGGCCGCCCGCCCCCGCGAAGCCCTGAACGTCCGATCGTCCGATCGCCCGATCGCCCGCCGTGCCCGCACCCTCAACACCACCCGCGCCCCCCGCACCACCCCAACCGCCCCGGCACGCACCCCCGTCAGGTCGTGGACGGACGACTGGGCCCTGCGGCGGCCGGAAGGGCCCTACCGGGTGGTTGGGGGAACCAGGACTCCGTGGTGCGCTGGAGGTGGCGACAGGACCGCCGGTGGCCGCAAGGAACGGAGGCCGTCATGTGTCCGGCACCCAATCGCCTGATCGTCGGGGTCGACGGTTCCGAGGACTCGGAGGAGGCCCTGCGGTGGGCGAACACGGAGGCCGCGGAGTGGGGGAAGGAACTTCTGGTGGTGCAGTTCGCGGCCGCGGACAGCACGGACACCGCCCTGCGGACCTCCCTGGAGGCGCGACTTCAGCACGAGCCGAGACAGGCGCGGACCAGCTGGGAGTCCCCCGTGATCAGCCGGAAGGCCGGTGCGCGCGCCGATTACCTGCTGCTCCTCGGCCGGGCGGGCGACTGGCTGGTCCTGGGCGCGGGCGGGCACGGGATCAGCTCCCCGCACGGCCCACGCCGGTTGCCGGCGAAGGTGGTGCGGCGCTGCGTCGAGCGGACGCGGTGCCCGGTCGTGATCGTCCGGGCCGGCAGCGTCGAGGAGGAGCCCACCGGGCGGATCGTCGTGGGCTTCGACGACACCCCCAACTCCCGCGCGGCCCTGGCCTGGGCCTTCGACGAGACCGTCCGTTCCGGTGGCGAACTGGTCGCGATCCATGTGCTGGAGCTGAAGGACTGGCCGCCGCACTGGAGTGAGCCGGACATGATGCGCGCCGCCCACCGGATGCTGCGGAGGAACTACGCGGTGCTCCAGTCCGGGCTCCCCCGCGAGCCGAAGCGGGCGACCGGCCTGGTGCTGCCGCCGAGCGATCCGGTCGGGGAACTCATCGCCCACGGCAGGAACGCCGATCTGCTGGTCTGCGGAAAGGACGGCCCCTACGACGTGGCCGCCGACCTGGTCCGCTACGCCTCCGCCCGCGACTCGGTGGCCGACCGCTGGACGGCCCGCGAGCGCCAGTACAGCACGCCGCTCGCGGACCGCGGCCGGTCTCCGACCGAACTGGTCATCGTCCCCGCCGACGGCGACGACCCGCGCTTCGCGGCCGTCGAGACCGACGCGGAGAACCACTACACGTCCTTCGACCTCCGCGACCAGCCCTTCGACCTGAAGGTGGACGGCTATCCGCCGCAGCAGCCCTGACCGGCCCGGCGGCCACCCGTCCCGGACCCCCGCCGCTGCCGCCCCCTCACTGGAAGGCGACCTCGTCGAAGCTGCGCAGCTTGCGGCTGTGCAGTCGGCGCAGCCCCTGGTCGCGGAGGAGCTCGATGGCCCGCATCCCGATCCGCAGGTGCTGGTCGACGCGCTCGCGGTAGAAGGTGTTGGCCATCCCGGGCAGCTTGATCTCGCCGTGCAGCGGCTTGTCGCTGACGCACAGCAGGGTCCCGTAGGGCACGCGGAAGCGGAAGCCGTTGGCGGCGATGGCCGCGCTCTCCATGTCCATCGCCACCGCGCGGCTCTGCGAGAAGCGGCGCTGCGGCTCGTTGCCCGGCAGCAGCTCCCAGTTGCGGTTGTCGGTGCTGGCCACCGTGCCGGTACGCATGATCAGCTTCAGGTCGGCGCCCTGGTACTTGGTCACGTCGGCGACCGCGTGCTCCAGCGCCTGCTGGATCTCGGCCAGCGCCGGGATCGGGATCCACAGCGGCAGCTCCTCGTCCAGCACGTGGTCCTCGCGGACGTAGCCGTGGGCGAGGACGTAGTCGCCGAGCTGCTGGCTGTCGCGGAGGCCCGCGCAGTGGCCGAGCATCAGCCAGGCGTGCGGGCGGAGGACGGCGATCTGGTCCGTGATGTTCTTCGCGTTGGACGGCC contains the following coding sequences:
- a CDS encoding DUF6193 family natural product biosynthesis protein; this translates as MRNTVEGAWHRILAEPHGPADSPLSAPFAGLVRAANAEPLLRQLYPWTGMWELHFSRCTESRYTWDVPYIGTLRDSRYYVEGPSRSSPRIAETDSAQAAVAMVIDRRPARCGPAFIGNAEELAAYEKTLGNC
- a CDS encoding PIN domain-containing protein; amino-acid sequence: MVARIKAARQERVPVLVSAMTIIEADDHKIHPARAAYVLSRLQIVPVDADMASHATRLLRAAGLHGHKYAIDAAVTALALAQRGDATVLTSDVEDIEMLRDADDQELRSGRNLLVRKV
- a CDS encoding DUF6247 family protein, whose translation is MTALSVDDGPGPLIPMPPKTPAALRAAVARLDPESISGFDGEWERAIADSRDHYDLTPLRGFVEHWWIWVAVARYPERLARFRECERMASRCDDRSGRRAFQAETARILNGSADEAEAEARG
- a CDS encoding aminoglycoside phosphotransferase family protein; amino-acid sequence: METSQVTRALAAATSVAASLGLPVGDAMVLQNSNKLALRLTPCDVFARVASGGEEAARFEVELAQRLAEAGCPVCPLEPRADPRVYTRDGFAVTFWTYYEPVAPDVPPAEYAEALELLHAGMRMVDVPGRRFTGRISEAQAVVTDPGRSPELAEPEREFLAGRLAGLRRTIEDRGVEEQLLHGEPHPGNLLSTKNGPLFIDLETCCRGPVEFDLAHVSEAVCAHYPNIDRGLLDECRQLVLAMVAAWRWDRGDQFPGGRRFGEELLRALHDGPPWPTLDSVKQRADG
- a CDS encoding GNAT family N-acetyltransferase, which translates into the protein MTMVIAPADVADFHRVLADHSRYWGERDLRSLHLLAMVREFGSTCLVARDAEGIRGYLFGFVTPDGTGYVHLVATRDDSRGEGLGRRLYAAFAEAAQRQGARQLKAITSPGNAGSIAFHRSLGFEVRTVPDYNGPGRTMAVFHRVLPLGVRSAAGEGIS
- a CDS encoding DUF3710 domain-containing protein, with the translated sequence MDTGDVPTGGRRYGPWDISDVPGWSNEFGRLDLGSLIVSPAIGTQVRLEAADDQLIAATFVLDGSQIQLQAFASTVANLWDDVRREIKDGLRQWENREAVEAMGSLGPELIVPPAGDGKGAEKGDEALSFVGSDGPGWLLRGVFSGPAVAPGPIRDKFERLFRSTIVVRGDQALPERAPLPLRPPLDAQNQRR
- a CDS encoding excisionase family DNA-binding protein; the encoded protein is MAERLLTVREVAERLATWATSGERFPRRLIAERRITFVKMGRHVRIPEEALNAYVIAHTVRPVAVRRSRLRGVA
- a CDS encoding LysR family transcriptional regulator produces the protein MVMDVHGRDLRYFAAVAEELHFTRAADRLFVSQPALSKQIRALEKQLGAALFVRDRQGVALTPVGEALLPHARRMLAAWEEAWSAVQRAKAAQRSTLVVGMSTSPGRGGLLPAIRSRFGAVNPEAVLRVRQVSWEDPTAGLADGSSDVAFVWLPLPDQQRYQHLVVAEEPRLVAFPDGHPLAAKSPEGEAVDFADFADEPFLALPPAAGPLRDYWLALDARAGRPPRIGAEVASTEETYEALTAGLGVVLLAAGNAPLITLGGVRTRPVRGISPSRFALAWPRDTAGAAGNRSADTAQPLVRAYVEACRQAQAAKGRPPAPAKP
- a CDS encoding universal stress protein, yielding MCPAPNRLIVGVDGSEDSEEALRWANTEAAEWGKELLVVQFAAADSTDTALRTSLEARLQHEPRQARTSWESPVISRKAGARADYLLLLGRAGDWLVLGAGGHGISSPHGPRRLPAKVVRRCVERTRCPVVIVRAGSVEEEPTGRIVVGFDDTPNSRAALAWAFDETVRSGGELVAIHVLELKDWPPHWSEPDMMRAAHRMLRRNYAVLQSGLPREPKRATGLVLPPSDPVGELIAHGRNADLLVCGKDGPYDVAADLVRYASARDSVADRWTARERQYSTPLADRGRSPTELVIVPADGDDPRFAAVETDAENHYTSFDLRDQPFDLKVDGYPPQQP
- a CDS encoding oxidoreductase, with the protein product MNKVWLVTGANSGFGRAIAEAAVAAGDVVVAAARRVETLDDLVAAHPDQVEALRLDVTDIPGIDLAVRDVVDRHGRIDVLVNNAGRTHIGAFEETSDKELRDLFEVHLFGPAALVRAVLPHMRSRRSGAIVQMSSMGGQMSFAGFSAYSGTKFALEGMTEALAGEVNPLGIKTLIVEPGAFRTSLMSNRSLSGEIDDYEPTVGATRRMALDNGGREPGDPAKAAALVLAALDAEDTPLHLPLGEDGVDAVLGHLDAVRGQVEAWQTRSRATSFSFDA